A DNA window from Phoenix dactylifera cultivar Barhee BC4 chromosome 13, palm_55x_up_171113_PBpolish2nd_filt_p, whole genome shotgun sequence contains the following coding sequences:
- the LOC103721982 gene encoding probable protein phosphatase 2C 4, with translation MGNGFAKLTPCFAGDGHVAVTSELPGDESLGHSFCYVRPDLPLGRSGSSKVCHSEETTTFRSISGAAVSANAATPLSTALLLLLHSELTCSSAASFESSTSFSSVPLQPVPRFSGPLSAPLAADRGFMSGPLAAERGFMSGPLAAEGGFMSGPLADRAGGGILSDPLDLPSSLSTSSSGHFHRNQSQSLALRRLRRLRPRRTASSLLRGAAKAIARTIAAASKLRSKSSPIINSKESDDSRATETTNPSSGDSTTNPSSGVSGSTPHPISGSDQMSVEDTEDSDSSEAPTSNLQWAQGKAGEDRVHVVVSEEHGWVFVGIYDGFNGPDATDYLLSNLYSAVNRELKGLLWEDKYDGPEPSDDSIEEFDTKATTCHQGYDGCCKEGRTSSTTTGRRWCKGPARKWEENQRRWKCAWDKERLELDWKLKEQLSQSSSRGTVNHREVLRALSQALRKTEDAYLDIADKMVSENPELALMGSCVLVMLMKGEDVYLMNVGDSRAVLARKAEPDIWNSVGKATQDLERIKEEMLRDLEANDRGDQMDGAPALAALQLTLDHSTCVEEEVRRIKNEHPDDPSAVVNNRVKGSLRVTRAFGAGFLKQPKWNNALLEMFRVDYVGSSPYLSCSPYLFHHRLSPKDRFLILSSDGLYQYFTNEEAVSEVEMFIATMPEGDPAQHLVEEVLFRAARKAGMDFHDLLEIPQGVRRQYHDDVSIIVISLEGRIWRSFM, from the exons ATGGGCAACGGCTTCGCGAAGCTGACCCCCTGCTTCGCAGGCGACGGCCACGTCGCGGTGACGTCGGAGCTTCCCGGCGACGAGAGCCTCGGTCACTCCTTCTGCTACGTCCGCCCTGACCTTCCCCTGGGACGTTCCGGTTCCTCTAAGGTCTGCCACTCCGAGGAGACCACCACCTTCCGTTCCATCTCTGGCGCAGCCGTGAGCGCCAACGCTGCCACCCCGCTGTCCaccgccctcctcctcctcctccactctGAGCTCACCtgctcctccgccgcctccttcgAGAGCTCGACCTCCTTCTCGTCCGTCCCCCTACAGCCCGTTCCCCGCTTCTCCGGGCCCCTCTCCGCCCCCCTTGCCGCCGACCGAGGCTTCATGTCCGGGCCTCTCGCCGCCGAACGGGGCTTCATGTCCGGGCCCCTCGCCGCTGAAGGGGGGTTCATGTCCGGCCCCCTCGCCGATCGTGCCGGAGGCGGCATCCTCTCCGATCCCCTCGATCTCCCCTCCTCCCtgtccacctcctcctccggcCACTTCCACCGCAACCAGTCGCAGAGCCTcgccctccgccgcctccggcGGCTCCGCCCCCGCCGCaccgcctcctccctcctccgcgGCGCTGCCAAGGCCATCGCCCGCACCATCGCCGCCGCCTCTAAGCTCCGATCCAAGTCTTCCCCCATCATCAACTCCAAAGAATCCGATGATTCCAGAGCCACCGAGACTACTAATCCAAGCAGCGGCGACTCGACTACAAACCCAAGCAGCGGCGTTAGCGGCTCGACGCCCCATCCGATCAGCGGCAGTGATCAAATGAGCGTGGAGGACACCGAAGACTCGGATTCCTCCGAAGCCCCGACCAGCAATCTGCAGTGGGCGCAGGGGAAAGCAGGGGAGGACCGCGTCCATGTTGTGGTCTCGGAGGAGCACGGATGGGTCTTCGTCGGCATCTATGATGGCTTCAATGGCCCTGATGCCACGGATTACCTCCTCTCCAATCTCTACTCAGCCGTGAACCGGGAGCTCAAGGGCCTACTTTGGGAGGACAAGTACGATGGTCCAGAGCCTTCCGATGACTCCATCGAGGAATTCGACACAAAGGCCACTACCTGTCACCAAGGGTATGATGGATGTTGCAAAGAAGGAAGGACGAGTTCAACTACTACTGGGAGGAGGTGGTGTAAGGGGCCAGCCAGGAAGTGGGAGGAAAACCAGAGAAGGTGGAAGTGTGCATGGGACAAGGAAAGGTTGGAGCTTGACTGGAAATTGAAGGAGCAACTGAGCCAGTCGAGCTCGAGAGGCACCGTGAACCACAGGGAAGTGCTGAGGGCTCTGTCCCAGGCTCTGAGGAAAACAGAGGATGCCTACTTGGACATCGCTGACAAGATGGTCTCGGAGAATCCGGAGCTGGCGCTGATGGGATCGTGTGTCTTGGTGATGCTCATGAAGGGCGAGGATGTGTACTTGATGAATGTGGGGGACAGCCGTGCAGTTCTAGCACGAAAGGCCGAGCCTGATATATGGAATTCGGTGGGGAAGGCGACGCAGGATTTGGAACGGATTAAGGAGGAGATGCTGCGCGACCTTGAAGCAAATGATCGCGGTGATCAGATGGATGGGGCACCAGCTTTGGCTGCCCTGCAGCTGACCTTGGATCACTCCACTTGTGTTGAAGAG GAAGTGCGCAGAATTAAAAATGAACATCCTGATGATCCTTCTGCTGTTGTGAATAATCGGGTGAAGGGTTCACTGAGGGTGACAAGAGCTTTTGGAGCTGGCTTCCTAAAGCAG CCAAAATGGAATAATGCACTCTTGGAGATGTTCAGAGTTGATTATGTGGGGAGCTCCCCATACTTATCATGCAGTCCATACCTCTTTCACCATAGGCTTAGCCCAAAAGATAGATTTTTGATACTTTCATCTGACGGGCTTTACCAATACTTCACTAATGAAGAGGCGGTTTCTGAAGTTGAGATGTTCATAGCAACAATGCCTGAAGGGGATCCCGCACAACACCTTGTCGAAGAAGTACTTTTTCGTGCGGCAAGGAAAGCTG GGATGGATTTCCATGACTTGCTTGAAATACCACAAGGAGTTCGACGGCAATATCATGATGATGTTTCCATCATagttatctctttggaaggaAGAATATGGAGATCTTTCATGTAA